AGCCTGTTCGATTTGCCGCCGAAGTTGATGGCTTCCACGGCGTTGGTGCTCAATCTGGTCGTCTCTTCCGTGGCTTTTCTGAACTATTACTCGGCGGGCCACTTCCGGTTTCGCCTGCTCTGGCCCTTTCTGGTGACCTCCATCCCGGCGGCTTTCATGGGGGGGTATCTGCGGCTGCACGATCAGGTTTATTTCATGCTGCTCTACGGGGTGTTGACTTTCGTGATGGGGCGGATGTTGTTTTTCTCCAGGCCTGGGGACGATCTGGCCTCCCGGAGGGCGTTGTCGCCCCTCGTGGGGATGGGCGTCGGGGCGGTCATCGGGCTGCTTTCGGGCATGGTGGGCATCGGTGGAGGGATTTTCCTCTCGCCTCTGATTCTGCTCATGCGCTGGGGCACCAGCAAGGAGGCCTCGGCCGTGGCCTCGGTGTTTATTTTCATCAACTCGGCCAGCGGGCTTGTGGGGCGGGTGTTGGGCGGCAATTTTCTGCTGAACAGTTTGGGCCTGACGCTGCTCCCGGCGGGGATCCTGGCCGCCTTTGGTGGCGCG
This genomic stretch from Anaerolineae bacterium harbors:
- a CDS encoding sulfite exporter TauE/SafE family protein; this encodes MPFLLLPLTVFVIAFFYASVGFGGATGYLAVMSLFDLPPKLMASTALVLNLVVSSVAFLNYYSAGHFRFRLLWPFLVTSIPAAFMGGYLRLHDQVYFMLLYGVLTFVMGRMLFFSRPGDDLASRRALSPLVGMGVGAVIGLLSGMVGIGGGIFLSPLILLMRWGTSKEASAVASVFIFINSASGLVGRVLGGNFLLNSLGLTLLPAGILAAFGGAYLGARKFSGVTMRRLLGLVLLVAISKYFYGVFFS